A genomic stretch from Streptomyces sp. QL37 includes:
- a CDS encoding TetR/AcrR family transcriptional regulator, whose product MKSVATCAAQRRTSRPRADALRNRERIVAAAREMFVEFGPDVPLDEVARRAGVGNATLYRNFPDRAALIHEVVLAVTSRTTERVEEAVAAESDPFAALSRFVHAAADERIGALCPMLSGGFDTAHPELLAERRRLEEAVQGLVERAMSAGRLRTDIAVGDVLVALSQLTRPLPGIACLDIDRFTHRHLQLFLDGLEAPARSELPGSAATLEDLRSGC is encoded by the coding sequence GTGAAGTCCGTCGCCACCTGCGCCGCCCAGCGCCGTACGTCCCGCCCGCGGGCCGACGCGCTGCGCAACCGGGAGCGGATCGTGGCGGCCGCCCGCGAGATGTTCGTCGAGTTCGGCCCGGATGTGCCGCTCGACGAGGTCGCGCGGAGGGCCGGCGTCGGCAACGCCACGCTCTACCGGAACTTCCCCGACCGGGCGGCCCTGATCCACGAGGTCGTCCTCGCCGTCACCTCCCGTACCACCGAGCGGGTGGAGGAGGCCGTCGCGGCCGAGTCCGACCCCTTCGCCGCCCTCAGCCGCTTCGTGCACGCGGCGGCCGACGAACGGATCGGCGCCCTGTGCCCGATGCTGTCCGGCGGCTTCGACACCGCCCATCCCGAACTGCTCGCCGAGCGCCGACGCCTCGAAGAGGCCGTCCAAGGGCTCGTGGAGCGTGCCATGTCCGCAGGGAGGCTGCGCACCGACATCGCCGTCGGTGACGTACTCGTCGCCCTCTCCCAGCTCACCCGGCCGTTGCCCGGCATCGCCTGCCTGGACATAGACCGGTTCACCCACCGCCATCTGCAGCTGTTCCTGGACGGTCTGGAAGCCCCGGCCCGCTCCGAGCTGCCCGGATCGGCGGCGACCTTGGAGGACCTGCGCAGCGGGTGCTGA
- a CDS encoding class I adenylate-forming enzyme family protein: MTGPGAPFAVVRAEHGPLIYANGPRTLREFVETTWAFGDQPFLISGERTCSYGEFFAAASSLARRLTESYGLRPGGRAVVAMRNRPEWQIAFWAAQLAGLVAVPLNTWWTEGEFGYALDDCEPAVLMVDGEQLSKVADRCRRTGARLVVFHGEGELPPGAERYADLPEPDPYAAPPEVEIRPEDDSTIIYTSGTTGRPKGAVATHLAQAGAALNPRYQAAASALSRGVVPGQGPAPVTLMTFPFFHVAAFTGLYAAMAAGGALVLMEKWDAEEALRLIRRHGVTHYAGVPATALQLLAAADRAGDGLESLKGLNTGGAAAPPDLVARLTARHGERIEPRNGYGLTETSGGVLAVFGAAYRAHPDSAGTPTPVTEVRIAGPAGDALPDGETGELWLRGQSLVRGYWRDEAATAEAFPGGWFRTGDLAVVRGGRVSVVDRIKDMVVRGGENVYCVEVEAALHDHPDVEDAAVLGVPHPVLGEEVAAVVRVRPGSAVTADALREHVGRSLAVFKVPAHVLVTREPLPRNATGKILKRELRGVVQEYAQQGP, from the coding sequence CTGACCGGCCCCGGGGCGCCGTTCGCCGTGGTGCGCGCCGAGCACGGGCCCCTCATCTATGCGAACGGCCCGCGCACGTTGCGGGAGTTCGTCGAGACCACCTGGGCCTTCGGCGACCAGCCGTTCCTCATCTCGGGCGAACGTACCTGCTCGTACGGTGAGTTCTTCGCGGCAGCCTCCTCGCTCGCCCGGCGCCTCACCGAGTCGTACGGGCTCCGCCCCGGTGGCCGGGCCGTGGTGGCGATGCGGAATCGCCCCGAGTGGCAGATCGCGTTCTGGGCCGCGCAGCTCGCCGGTCTCGTGGCCGTGCCGCTCAACACCTGGTGGACCGAGGGGGAGTTCGGCTACGCCCTCGACGACTGCGAGCCGGCGGTGCTGATGGTCGACGGGGAGCAGCTGTCGAAGGTGGCGGACCGGTGCCGGAGGACCGGGGCGCGCCTCGTCGTGTTCCACGGCGAGGGGGAGCTGCCGCCCGGGGCCGAGCGTTACGCGGATCTGCCGGAGCCCGATCCGTACGCCGCACCCCCCGAGGTGGAGATCAGGCCCGAGGACGACTCCACGATCATCTACACCTCCGGCACCACCGGGCGGCCCAAGGGGGCGGTGGCCACCCATCTCGCGCAGGCGGGCGCCGCCCTCAACCCGCGCTACCAGGCGGCGGCCTCGGCGCTGAGCCGTGGAGTGGTCCCGGGCCAGGGGCCGGCGCCGGTCACGCTGATGACGTTCCCGTTCTTCCACGTCGCCGCGTTCACCGGCCTGTACGCGGCGATGGCGGCGGGCGGCGCCCTCGTCCTGATGGAGAAGTGGGACGCGGAGGAGGCCCTGCGGCTGATCCGCCGCCACGGGGTCACCCACTACGCGGGCGTCCCGGCCACCGCGCTCCAGCTGCTGGCGGCGGCGGACCGCGCGGGTGACGGTCTGGAGAGCCTGAAGGGGCTGAACACCGGAGGCGCCGCAGCTCCGCCGGACCTGGTCGCCCGGCTCACGGCCCGGCACGGCGAGCGGATCGAGCCGCGCAACGGCTACGGCCTGACCGAGACCAGCGGCGGGGTGCTGGCCGTCTTCGGTGCCGCCTACCGGGCGCACCCGGATTCCGCCGGCACCCCGACGCCGGTCACCGAGGTGCGGATCGCCGGACCCGCGGGCGACGCGCTCCCGGACGGCGAGACCGGCGAGCTGTGGCTGCGCGGCCAGTCCCTGGTCCGGGGCTACTGGCGTGACGAGGCGGCGACGGCCGAGGCGTTTCCCGGGGGCTGGTTCCGGACGGGTGACCTCGCCGTCGTCCGGGGCGGGCGGGTGTCCGTCGTGGACCGGATCAAGGACATGGTGGTCCGGGGCGGCGAGAACGTGTACTGCGTGGAGGTCGAGGCCGCTCTGCACGACCATCCCGACGTGGAGGACGCGGCGGTGCTCGGCGTCCCGCACCCGGTGCTGGGGGAGGAGGTCGCGGCGGTCGTCCGGGTGCGTCCCGGCTCCGCCGTCACGGCGGACGCGCTGCGGGAGCACGTGGGCCGGAGCCTGGCGGTGTTCAAGGTCCCCGCCCATGTGTTGGTGACGAGGGAGCCGCTGCCGCGGAACGCGACGGGGAAGATCCTCAAGCGGGAGCTGCGCGGTGTGGTCCAGGAGTACGCGCAGCAGGGCCCGTAG
- a CDS encoding GNAT family N-acetyltransferase, with protein MQIPTEVQVRPGVEADLEALTDIYNHYVRETALTFDTAAFTPEERLPWLRSHPEDGPHRLLVALDPSTRDNAPHVLGYATSSPFRPKAAYSTSVEVSVYCSPDATGRGIGTLLYKALFEALADEDVHRAYAGIAQPNEASTRLHDAFGFRHIGTYTEVGRKFGRYWDVAWYEKPLLSRTARSASPDPARSRR; from the coding sequence GTGCAGATACCCACAGAAGTGCAGGTCAGGCCCGGTGTGGAGGCCGACCTGGAGGCCCTGACGGACATCTACAACCATTACGTCCGTGAGACCGCGCTCACTTTCGACACGGCTGCCTTCACCCCGGAGGAGCGCCTGCCCTGGTTGCGCTCCCACCCGGAAGACGGCCCCCACCGGCTCCTGGTTGCTCTGGACCCGAGTACCCGGGACAACGCTCCGCATGTCCTCGGCTATGCCACCAGCAGCCCGTTCCGCCCCAAGGCGGCCTACAGCACCTCGGTCGAGGTGAGCGTGTACTGCTCCCCCGACGCGACGGGCCGCGGCATCGGCACGCTCCTGTACAAGGCGCTGTTCGAGGCGCTGGCCGACGAGGACGTCCACCGCGCGTACGCCGGGATCGCACAGCCGAACGAGGCGTCGACCCGGCTGCACGACGCCTTCGGCTTCCGGCACATCGGCACCTACACGGAGGTGGGCCGGAAGTTCGGCCGGTACTGGGACGTGGCCTGGTACGAGAAGCCGTTGCTCAGCCGAACTGCACGGAGCGCTTCGCCAGACCCAGCCAGAAGCCGTCGATGA
- a CDS encoding MarR family transcriptional regulator — protein sequence MEYMTTASPGGPRWLTDEEQSVWRAYLHATTLMEDHLDRQLQRDAGMPHVYYGLLVHLSQAPRRRKRMTELAKDAKITRSRLSHAVARLEKNGWVRREDCDSDKRGQNAILTDEGYAMLAQSAPGHVEAVRQAMFARLSPEQVKSLGEIMQVIATGLQPEGTDADLPWLR from the coding sequence GTGGAGTACATGACCACGGCATCCCCCGGCGGGCCCCGGTGGCTCACCGACGAAGAGCAGAGCGTGTGGCGCGCCTATCTCCACGCCACCACGCTCATGGAGGACCATCTCGACCGCCAGTTGCAGCGCGACGCCGGCATGCCGCACGTCTACTACGGACTGCTCGTCCACCTCTCCCAGGCCCCCCGGCGGCGGAAGCGCATGACCGAGCTGGCCAAGGACGCCAAGATCACCCGGTCCCGCCTCTCGCACGCCGTCGCGCGGCTGGAGAAGAACGGCTGGGTCCGCCGCGAGGACTGCGACTCCGACAAGCGCGGCCAGAACGCGATCCTCACCGACGAGGGCTACGCCATGCTGGCGCAGTCCGCACCCGGGCACGTCGAAGCCGTACGCCAGGCCATGTTCGCCCGGCTCAGCCCTGAACAGGTGAAGAGCCTCGGCGAGATCATGCAGGTCATCGCCACCGGCCTGCAGCCGGAGGGCACGGACGCGGATCTGCCCTGGCTCCGCTGA
- a CDS encoding M6 family metalloprotease domain-containing protein, with protein MQQPRHRIRGYRRPLALAGATALVIATMASASSTLPIAGHASAGPAATPRGTGLAPCRIPTAMGVQMSEGMPTPPGYARSTGRIKALNLMIDFPDAQATEPAEDRLAEFFPQTSDWFRTSSYGRLTYVPETPVKDWLRMPLPFSEYGIERGSPYEPGYREMVKDLVTVADPKVDFSAYDLVNVLVTPNAGPSALDTVLSVTFSGNDDAPFADGTPLANTSFVYSRQDDGSGSYAETGYRVLPHENGHVFGLPDLYTMEGGGSVGHWDIMSEDWGANNDLLGWHKWKLGWLADDQVSCAGLPGTSEHVLGPLATTGGPKLAFVPVSAESGYAVEVRTAEGNDEAVCRPGVLIYKVSSDVDTGQGPVSVEDSTEDSGGCTRRPNVHAELSDAPFEPGETFTDRADGIRISVLEKDSDGNYRVRITRP; from the coding sequence ATGCAGCAGCCCCGCCACCGGATACGCGGATACCGCCGCCCCCTCGCACTCGCCGGAGCGACGGCCCTGGTCATCGCCACGATGGCATCGGCCAGCTCCACCCTCCCCATCGCCGGCCACGCCTCCGCCGGACCGGCGGCCACCCCTCGGGGCACCGGCCTCGCACCCTGCCGAATACCCACGGCCATGGGAGTGCAGATGTCGGAGGGCATGCCGACGCCACCCGGCTACGCGCGCTCCACCGGACGGATCAAAGCCCTCAACCTGATGATCGACTTCCCCGACGCCCAGGCGACGGAACCGGCCGAGGACCGGCTCGCGGAATTCTTCCCGCAGACCTCCGACTGGTTCCGCACCAGCTCCTACGGCCGGCTGACCTACGTGCCCGAGACACCCGTGAAGGACTGGCTGCGGATGCCGCTGCCGTTCTCCGAGTACGGCATCGAGCGCGGCTCACCGTACGAGCCGGGCTACCGCGAGATGGTCAAGGACCTGGTGACCGTCGCCGATCCGAAGGTCGACTTCTCGGCGTACGACCTGGTCAACGTACTGGTCACCCCCAACGCCGGCCCCTCGGCACTGGACACCGTGCTGTCGGTGACCTTCTCCGGCAACGACGACGCCCCGTTCGCCGACGGCACCCCGCTCGCCAACACGTCCTTCGTCTACAGCCGCCAGGACGACGGCTCGGGCTCGTACGCGGAGACCGGCTACAGGGTGCTGCCCCACGAGAACGGCCACGTCTTCGGGCTGCCCGACCTCTACACGATGGAGGGCGGCGGCTCCGTGGGGCACTGGGACATCATGTCCGAGGACTGGGGGGCCAACAACGACCTCCTGGGCTGGCACAAGTGGAAGCTCGGCTGGCTGGCCGACGACCAGGTCAGCTGCGCCGGCCTGCCCGGCACCAGCGAGCACGTCCTCGGGCCGCTGGCCACGACGGGCGGCCCCAAGCTGGCCTTCGTGCCGGTGAGCGCGGAGTCCGGCTACGCGGTGGAGGTACGGACCGCGGAGGGCAACGACGAAGCGGTCTGCCGGCCCGGCGTCCTCATCTACAAGGTCAGCTCCGACGTCGACACCGGACAGGGCCCGGTCTCCGTCGAGGACAGCACCGAGGACAGCGGCGGCTGCACCCGGCGGCCCAATGTCCACGCCGAACTCTCCGACGCCCCGTTCGAACCCGGGGAAACGTTCACCGACCGGGCCGACGGCATACGCATATCCGTACTGGAGAAGGACTCCGACGGGAACTACCGGGTGCGGATCACCCGCCCCTGA
- a CDS encoding MFS transporter, producing the protein MSKTAGTLPDPSRWKALAFIALAQLMVVLDATIVNIALPSAQTDLGISEGNKQWVITAYALAFGGLLLFGGRIADLWGRKRTFVVGLLGFAAASALGGAAQGEAMMFGSRALQGVFGALLAPAALSLLAVMFTDAKERAKAFGIYGAIAGGGGAVGLILGGFLTEYLNWRWTFFVNIPFAIIAAAGAYFVIREPSGSRNRSPLDIPGVVLSTLGLVALVYGFTRAESAGWSDTLTIGMFVAAAVLLLAFVVTESRVRSPLLPLRVLTERNRGGVYLSLGLAIIAMFGLFLFLTYYLQVVKGYSPVKTGFAFMPMIVGMITGSTQIGARLMTRVPPRLLMGPGFLVAAVGMLLLTQLDIDTSYAAVILPGQLLLGLGMGTAFMPAMSLATHGIEPRDAGVASAMVNTSQQVGGAIGTALLNTIAAGATTAYIADHAAGAGDPKLLQLQAMVAGFASAIWWAVGILVAASAIAVALINTGRPGAGAADGSGDLADGIEDEFKIPVVAH; encoded by the coding sequence ATGTCGAAAACAGCCGGCACCCTCCCGGATCCCAGCCGCTGGAAAGCGCTGGCCTTCATCGCCCTCGCCCAGCTGATGGTCGTGCTCGACGCGACCATCGTGAACATCGCCCTCCCCTCCGCCCAGACCGACCTGGGCATTTCCGAGGGCAACAAGCAGTGGGTCATCACCGCCTACGCCCTCGCGTTCGGCGGACTCCTCCTCTTCGGCGGCCGCATCGCCGACCTGTGGGGCCGTAAGCGCACCTTCGTCGTGGGCCTGCTCGGCTTCGCCGCGGCCTCCGCGCTCGGCGGCGCGGCCCAGGGCGAGGCGATGATGTTCGGCTCCCGCGCCCTGCAGGGTGTCTTCGGCGCACTGCTCGCCCCCGCGGCCCTCTCCTTGCTCGCCGTGATGTTCACGGACGCCAAGGAGCGTGCCAAGGCCTTCGGCATCTACGGGGCCATCGCCGGTGGCGGTGGCGCGGTCGGCCTGATCCTGGGCGGATTCCTGACCGAGTACCTGAACTGGCGCTGGACCTTCTTCGTCAACATCCCGTTCGCGATCATCGCCGCCGCAGGTGCCTACTTCGTCATCCGTGAGCCGTCCGGCAGCCGGAACCGCTCGCCGCTCGACATCCCCGGCGTCGTCCTGTCCACGCTGGGTCTGGTCGCGCTGGTGTACGGCTTCACCCGTGCCGAGTCGGCCGGCTGGTCGGACACGCTGACCATCGGCATGTTCGTCGCGGCCGCGGTGCTGCTGCTGGCCTTCGTCGTCACCGAGTCGCGCGTGAGGTCGCCGCTGCTTCCGCTGCGGGTCCTGACCGAGCGCAACCGTGGTGGGGTCTACCTCTCGCTGGGCCTCGCCATCATCGCGATGTTCGGGCTCTTCCTCTTCCTGACGTACTACCTGCAGGTGGTCAAGGGATACTCGCCGGTCAAGACCGGCTTCGCGTTCATGCCGATGATCGTCGGCATGATCACCGGTTCCACTCAGATCGGCGCCCGGCTCATGACCCGGGTCCCGCCGAGGCTGCTGATGGGCCCCGGGTTCCTGGTGGCGGCCGTCGGCATGCTGCTCCTGACCCAGCTGGACATCGACACCTCGTACGCGGCGGTCATCCTGCCGGGTCAGCTGCTGCTCGGCCTGGGCATGGGCACGGCGTTCATGCCGGCCATGTCGCTGGCCACGCACGGCATCGAGCCGCGTGACGCCGGTGTGGCCTCCGCGATGGTGAACACCTCGCAGCAGGTCGGCGGGGCCATCGGCACGGCGCTGCTCAACACCATCGCCGCCGGTGCCACCACCGCGTACATCGCCGATCACGCCGCCGGTGCCGGCGACCCGAAGCTGCTCCAGCTGCAGGCCATGGTCGCCGGCTTCGCGAGCGCCATCTGGTGGGCGGTCGGCATCCTGGTCGCCGCCTCGGCGATCGCCGTGGCCCTGATCAACACCGGCCGTCCGGGCGCCGGAGCCGCGGATGGCTCGGGGGACCTGGCGGACGGGATCGAGGACGAGTTCAAGATCCCGGTCGTCGCGCACTGA
- a CDS encoding sigma-70 family RNA polymerase sigma factor: MATRAVARRSSASTGGTDRASSVRAVGGEIADRDLVGMYLDEIARTPLLDAAKEVELSQTIEAGVYAQQILDGVVESEAGGAKREELEALVAESERAKDIFIRSNLRLVVAVARRYPRAGLPLLDLIQEGNAGLVRAVEKFDYAKGFKFSTYATWWIRQAITRSIADQSRTIRLPVHLVEELGRIRRVQREFNREHGRDPEHAEIAAELDSNAERVGNVLDWARDPVSLNMSVDDDGDTQFGDLLEDTSAVSPEQSVMTLLRSEELEDLISKLDNRTASIIKMRYGIEDGRERTLTEVGKQHGLTRERIRQIEKHALLELKRMAHDTGFDAAA; the protein is encoded by the coding sequence ATGGCAACCCGTGCCGTCGCCCGTCGTTCGTCCGCCAGCACCGGCGGGACCGACCGGGCAAGCAGTGTTCGCGCCGTGGGCGGGGAGATCGCCGATCGCGACCTGGTCGGCATGTACCTGGACGAGATCGCTCGCACACCGCTGCTCGACGCCGCCAAGGAGGTCGAGCTCTCACAGACGATCGAGGCGGGCGTCTACGCCCAGCAGATCCTCGACGGCGTGGTGGAGAGCGAGGCCGGCGGGGCGAAGCGTGAGGAGCTGGAGGCGCTGGTCGCCGAGAGCGAGCGCGCCAAGGACATATTCATCCGCTCCAACCTCCGGCTCGTCGTTGCCGTGGCCAGGCGCTACCCGAGGGCGGGTCTGCCCCTGCTCGACCTGATCCAGGAGGGGAACGCCGGCCTGGTGCGCGCGGTCGAGAAGTTCGACTACGCCAAGGGCTTCAAGTTCTCGACCTACGCCACATGGTGGATCCGGCAGGCCATCACGCGCTCCATCGCCGACCAGTCCCGCACGATCCGGCTCCCCGTCCACCTCGTGGAGGAGCTGGGCAGGATCCGGCGTGTGCAGCGTGAGTTCAACCGTGAGCACGGGCGCGACCCGGAGCACGCGGAGATCGCCGCCGAGCTCGACTCCAACGCCGAGCGCGTGGGGAACGTCCTGGACTGGGCCCGTGACCCGGTCAGCCTGAACATGTCCGTGGACGACGACGGCGACACGCAGTTCGGGGACCTGCTGGAGGACACCTCCGCCGTGTCGCCCGAGCAGTCCGTGATGACTCTGCTGCGCAGCGAGGAGCTCGAGGACCTGATCTCCAAGCTCGACAACCGCACCGCCTCCATCATCAAGATGCGGTACGGCATCGAGGACGGCCGCGAGCGGACCCTCACCGAGGTGGGCAAGCAGCACGGTCTGACACGGGAGCGAATCCGCCAGATCGAGAAGCACGCACTGCTCGAATTGAAGCGAATGGCTCACGACACGGGCTTTGACGCTGCGGCGTGA
- a CDS encoding class III extradiol ring-cleavage dioxygenase has protein sequence MTTTAERMPALYLSHGAPPLADDPVWPGELAAWSAGLPRPKAILMVSAHWEEAPLALGATRAVPLVYDFWGFPEHYYQVRYAAPGAPKLADDVRKLLRGAGTPVQDIPDRGLDHGAYVPLVEMFPDADIPVLQISMPTLDPQKLMAIGRKLAPLRDEGVLIVGSGFFTHNLAALRHSGGSTPGWSAEFDDWGHRALQAQDVDSLLDFEHASPAGRLAHPRTEHFAPLFVTLGAAEGELDQGRSVIDGFWLGLAKRSVQFG, from the coding sequence ATGACAACCACCGCGGAACGGATGCCCGCCCTCTACCTCTCCCACGGCGCCCCGCCGCTCGCCGACGACCCGGTCTGGCCCGGCGAGCTCGCCGCCTGGTCGGCGGGGCTGCCGCGGCCCAAGGCGATCCTGATGGTCTCCGCACACTGGGAGGAGGCCCCGCTCGCCCTCGGCGCCACCCGTGCCGTGCCGCTGGTCTACGACTTCTGGGGTTTCCCGGAGCACTACTACCAGGTGCGGTACGCCGCACCCGGGGCCCCGAAGCTCGCGGACGACGTCCGCAAGCTGCTGCGCGGTGCGGGGACCCCCGTCCAGGACATCCCCGACCGGGGCCTCGACCACGGGGCGTACGTCCCGCTGGTGGAGATGTTCCCGGACGCCGACATCCCCGTGCTCCAGATCTCCATGCCGACGCTCGACCCGCAGAAGCTGATGGCCATCGGGCGCAAGCTCGCGCCGCTGCGTGACGAAGGCGTGCTGATCGTCGGGAGTGGCTTCTTCACGCACAACCTGGCGGCGCTACGGCACTCCGGAGGCTCCACGCCCGGCTGGTCGGCGGAGTTCGACGACTGGGGGCACCGGGCGCTCCAGGCGCAGGACGTCGACTCCCTGCTGGACTTCGAGCACGCCTCGCCGGCGGGCCGGCTGGCCCATCCCCGCACCGAGCACTTCGCGCCGCTGTTCGTCACCCTCGGCGCGGCCGAGGGCGAACTCGATCAGGGGCGCAGCGTCATCGACGGCTTCTGGCTGGGTCTGGCGAAGCGCTCCGTGCAGTTCGGCTGA
- a CDS encoding YafY family protein — protein MTDTPARLLKLLSLLQTPREWPGGELAERLDVTARTIRRDIGRLRDLGYPVEASRGSIGGYRLVAGTAMPPLLLDDEEAVAIAVGLRAGAGHAIEGVDEASVRALAKLEQVLPARLRHRVSSLQNATVPLTRGDGATIDPHTLTVIASAVTGRERLRFAYRSGDGTASKRQAEPYRLVSTGSRWYLVAYDMDREDWRTFRVDRVSEPFATGSRFTPRELPTGSGDAAEFFTRSMSRTQPELHLDVTFRAPAGFVTARLPSTLGAVEPTGEESCRLRTASSDSLEWVALRLALVDCEFEVHGPPHLVEHLSGLGARLTRAASPRPAAGRA, from the coding sequence ATGACCGACACCCCGGCACGACTGCTGAAACTGCTGTCGCTCCTCCAGACGCCTCGTGAGTGGCCGGGCGGCGAGCTGGCCGAGCGGCTCGACGTCACGGCGCGCACCATCCGCCGCGACATCGGCCGGCTCCGCGACCTCGGCTATCCGGTCGAGGCCTCCCGGGGTTCGATCGGCGGCTACCGTCTGGTCGCGGGCACCGCCATGCCACCGCTCCTCCTGGACGACGAGGAGGCGGTGGCCATCGCGGTGGGCCTGCGGGCCGGGGCCGGTCACGCGATCGAAGGCGTCGACGAGGCATCCGTACGGGCGCTGGCCAAGCTGGAGCAGGTCCTCCCGGCACGGCTGCGGCACCGGGTCTCCTCCCTGCAGAACGCCACCGTGCCGCTCACGCGCGGCGACGGTGCGACCATCGACCCCCACACGCTCACGGTGATCGCCTCGGCGGTCACCGGGCGGGAACGGCTGCGCTTCGCCTACCGCTCCGGGGACGGCACCGCCTCCAAGCGGCAGGCGGAGCCGTACCGGCTGGTGAGCACGGGCAGCCGCTGGTATCTCGTGGCGTACGACATGGACCGCGAGGACTGGCGCACGTTCCGGGTGGACCGGGTGAGCGAGCCGTTCGCCACCGGCTCCCGTTTCACCCCGCGCGAGCTGCCGACGGGGAGCGGGGACGCGGCCGAGTTCTTCACCCGCTCGATGTCGCGTACACAGCCCGAGCTGCACCTCGACGTGACCTTCCGGGCCCCGGCGGGCTTCGTGACGGCACGGCTGCCCTCGACGCTCGGCGCGGTGGAGCCGACGGGTGAGGAGAGCTGCCGGCTGCGCACGGCCTCCTCCGACTCGTTGGAGTGGGTGGCGCTTCGGCTGGCACTCGTGGACTGCGAGTTCGAGGTGCACGGGCCACCGCACCTGGTGGAGCACCTCAGCGGCCTGGGGGCCCGCCTGACCCGCGCCGCGTCACCCCGGCCGGCGGCGGGTCGGGCGTGA